The segment GAAAAACGGCGCATCCGCCGTGTAAGGCTTGACCCGCAACGGCCCTTCGCCCATACGCACAGCAAAGTTTTTCAAGATATGGACAAGGTGCCATGGGTTTCAAATGCGGTATCGTCGGATTGCCGAATGTCGGCAAGTCCACTCTGTTCAATGCGCTGACCAAAACGGCGGCGGCGCAGGCGGCGAATTATCCCTTCTGCACAATCGAGCCGAACACGGGTGAAGTCGCGGTTCCTGATCCGCGCATGCGCAAGCTTGCCGACATTGCCAAGTCGAAGGAGTTGATCCCGACGCGCATCTCCTTCGTCGACATCGCCGGTCTCGTACGCGGCGCGTCGAAGGGCGAAGGCTTGGGCAACCAGTTCCTCGCCAATATCCGCGAAGTCGATGCCATCGTTCATGTGCTGCGCTGCTTCGAAGACAGCGACATCACCCATGTCGAAGGGCGCATCAATCCCGTCGCCGATGCCGAAACGATCGAGACCGAGCTGATGCTTGCAGACCTCGAGAGCCTGGAGCGCCGCACCGAGCAGACGCGCAAGCGCGCCACCGGCAAGGACAAGGAGTCCATGGCGATGCTGCCGATCATGGAAGCCTCGCTCCAACTGCTGAACGAAGGCAAGCCGGTCCGCACCCTCCTGTCGAAGCTCGACGCCGAAGAAACCCGCATTCTGAAGGGTCTGAACCTTCTGACTTCGCATCCCGTCCTCTATGTCTGCAATGTCGCAGAGGCCGATGCCGCGACGGGCAACGAGCACACGGCTGCCGTCGCCGCCATGGCGAAGGAGCAGAATTCCGAGGTGGTGATTATTTCCGCCGCCATCGAAGCGG is part of the Rhizobium sp. CB3090 genome and harbors:
- the ychF gene encoding redox-regulated ATPase YchF, which produces MGFKCGIVGLPNVGKSTLFNALTKTAAAQAANYPFCTIEPNTGEVAVPDPRMRKLADIAKSKELIPTRISFVDIAGLVRGASKGEGLGNQFLANIREVDAIVHVLRCFEDSDITHVEGRINPVADAETIETELMLADLESLERRTEQTRKRATGKDKESMAMLPIMEASLQLLNEGKPVRTLLSKLDAEETRILKGLNLLTSHPVLYVCNVAEADAATGNEHTAAVAAMAKEQNSEVVIISAAIEAEVAQLPEDESTEFLSALGLDEAGLDRLIRAGYKLLHLITYFTVGPKETRAWTIEKGTKAPQAAGVIHSDFERGFIRANTIAYDDYIAYNGETGAKEAGKARDEGKEYVVQDGDVIHFRFNT